A portion of the Falco naumanni isolate bFalNau1 chromosome 9, bFalNau1.pat, whole genome shotgun sequence genome contains these proteins:
- the RNF208 gene encoding RING finger protein 208, which translates to MQASLGDPRAVDSNVKTILMSCLKGQQVIIKMEAMKIIHPEKFSELQASQPRYTPAPRREPPLVAKRAWPSESEIIVNQACGDIPALDATPGPLPLPRTPPLPRRERGYQSQRKGSSEVCYHRQPPSDEVIVNQYVLHPSTPCEPLECPTCGHMYNFTNKRPRILSCLHSVCEECLQILYESCPKYKFISCPTCKRETVLFTDYGLAALAVNTSILNRLPAEALTANPVQWSSDTDRSCYQTFRQYCGAACTCHIRNPLSSCTIM; encoded by the coding sequence ATGCAGGCGTCCCTCGGAGACCCCAGAGCAGTGGACAGTAATGTGAAAACGATACTCATGTCGTGTCTGAAAGGGCAACAGGTCATCATTAAAATGGAGGCGATGAAAATCATTCACCCAGAGAAGTTTTCGGAGCTGCAGGCCTCGCAGCCACGCTACACGCCGGCCCCACGCCGCGAGCCGCCCCTCGTGGCCAAGCGTGCATGGCCCTCTGAGTCCGAGATCATCGTCAACCAGGCATGCGGGGACATCCCTGCCTTGGATGCCACCCCTGGAcccctgccgctgccccggACTCCCCCCCTGCCGCGGCGAGAACGTGGGTACCAGAGCCAGCGGAAAGGCAGCTCAGAGGTCTGCTACCACCGGCAGCCGCCGTCGGACGAGGTGATCGTCAACCAGTACGTGCTGCACCCCTCGACGCCCTGCGAGCCCCTCGAGTGCCCCACCTGCGGCCACATGTACAACTTCACCAACAAGCGGCCCCGcatcctctcctgcctccactCAGTGTGCGAGGAGTGCCTGCAGATCCTCTACGAGTCCTGCCCCAAGTACAAGTTCATCTCCTGCCCCACCTGCAAGCGGGAGACCGTCCTCTTCACCGACTATGGGCTGGCGGCGCTGGCCGTCAACACCAGTATCCTCAACAGACTGCCGGCCGAGGCGCTGACTGCCAACCCCGTCCAGTGGAGCAGCGACACCGACCGCAGCTGCTACCAGACCTTTCGCCAGTACTGCGgggctgcctgcacctgccACATCCGAAACCCGCTGTCTTCCTGCACCATCATGTGA